One stretch of Dethiosulfovibrio peptidovorans DNA includes these proteins:
- a CDS encoding DJ-1 family protein: protein MVKVALFLIDGFEETEALTTVDILRRGEVEVTTVSLVSGADVVGRHGVLVRADALFDEIKDDPFDMLVIPGGTVAYTEHQGLVDLVRRADQREMPMGAICAAPAVFGVAGILQGRRAVCYPGMDSWLKGAVPGMENVETDGHITTARGPAVTPFFALRLLEILKGEPTAKKVSEEFLIPLIS from the coding sequence ATGGTGAAGGTCGCGTTGTTTTTAATTGACGGCTTTGAGGAAACTGAGGCCCTGACCACTGTGGATATCCTTCGTCGGGGGGAGGTAGAGGTCACGACTGTTTCTCTGGTCTCCGGTGCTGACGTGGTGGGGAGACATGGCGTTCTCGTTCGGGCCGATGCCCTGTTCGACGAGATCAAGGATGACCCTTTCGATATGTTGGTGATTCCTGGTGGTACTGTGGCCTATACGGAGCATCAGGGGCTTGTCGATTTGGTTCGGCGAGCAGATCAGCGAGAAATGCCCATGGGAGCTATCTGCGCTGCTCCGGCGGTTTTTGGTGTAGCTGGTATCCTCCAAGGGAGACGGGCCGTATGTTATCCCGGGATGGATTCCTGGCTGAAAGGAGCTGTCCCAGGGATGGAAAACGTCGAGACCGACGGACATATCACAACGGCCAGGGGGCCGGCAGTGACGCCTTTCTTTGCCCTTCGTCTTCTTGAGATCCTTAAGGGAGAGCCCACAGCTAAAAAAGTGTCCGAGGAGTTTTTGATTCCCCTGATCTCGTAA
- a CDS encoding ferredoxin, with translation MSAKIDKNTCTGCESCISTCPVEAIAMTGGKAAVDTEKCVDCGACVSACPVDAISL, from the coding sequence ATGTCTGCAAAAATCGATAAGAACACCTGTACCGGTTGCGAGAGCTGCATCAGCACCTGCCCCGTTGAGGCCATTGCCATGACTGGCGGTAAAGCCGCCGTGGACACCGAAAAGTGCGTGGACTGCGGTGCCTGCGTTTCTGCCTGTCCGGTAGACGCCATCTCGCTATAG
- a CDS encoding threonine synthase, producing the protein MLNCQLCSATYEDNRQLWRCPDCGGHLSYWRETPPIIPQAHRKRAPISMWHYASALPLDRPGEAITMGEGRTPLITLDIDGETKVKLDFLCPTGSYKDRGISLLVSRLKELGVTSLVEDSSGNAGASMAAYCARAGISCRIFVPSHTSEEKCVQIESAGATLIRVPGLREAAAKAAQTAGESNFYGSHNWSPWFVEGVKTFAYEIWDDMGLPDHLVLPAGQGSLILGAYRAFCDLQDAQLVHKLPTLHAVQSLACDPIVRAMSKGLTYVPQIRPNVTVAEGIASAQPLRGKEILQALRHTGGSALAVSDDETTAALFDLARMGIYVEPTSAVVVPAIRKLREKGIIKKHQSVATLLSGSGLKATETILKLYKAFYTP; encoded by the coding sequence ATGCTGAACTGTCAGCTCTGCTCCGCTACATATGAAGATAACCGCCAACTCTGGCGATGTCCCGACTGTGGCGGGCACCTCTCCTACTGGCGAGAGACTCCGCCAATCATACCCCAAGCTCATAGAAAAAGAGCCCCCATCTCCATGTGGCACTACGCATCAGCACTGCCCCTTGATCGTCCCGGCGAAGCTATCACCATGGGAGAGGGACGAACGCCTCTCATCACCCTGGACATCGACGGAGAGACCAAGGTCAAACTCGATTTTCTCTGCCCCACTGGTTCCTACAAGGATCGAGGAATCTCCCTCCTGGTGAGCCGCCTCAAAGAACTCGGGGTCACATCCCTGGTAGAGGATTCATCAGGAAACGCGGGGGCCTCCATGGCTGCCTACTGTGCCCGAGCGGGGATTTCATGCCGGATCTTCGTCCCATCCCACACATCTGAGGAAAAGTGCGTTCAGATTGAGAGCGCCGGAGCCACGTTAATCCGAGTACCAGGACTTCGAGAAGCAGCCGCCAAGGCTGCTCAAACAGCCGGAGAATCCAACTTCTACGGAAGCCACAACTGGAGCCCCTGGTTCGTCGAGGGCGTTAAAACCTTTGCTTACGAGATATGGGATGACATGGGCCTTCCCGACCATCTGGTTCTGCCAGCTGGACAAGGAAGCTTGATCCTGGGAGCATACCGGGCCTTTTGCGACCTCCAGGACGCACAACTCGTACATAAGCTTCCAACTCTCCACGCCGTCCAGTCGTTGGCATGCGATCCTATCGTTCGGGCCATGTCCAAGGGACTGACTTATGTTCCCCAAATTCGTCCCAACGTCACCGTCGCCGAAGGCATCGCTTCCGCCCAGCCTCTTCGCGGTAAAGAGATTCTCCAGGCTCTTCGGCATACCGGTGGCTCGGCCCTGGCAGTCTCCGATGACGAGACCACCGCCGCTCTCTTCGACCTTGCCCGAATGGGCATCTACGTGGAGCCTACCAGTGCCGTGGTCGTTCCAGCCATTCGGAAACTTCGGGAGAAAGGGATCATCAAAAAACACCAGTCGGTAGCTACGCTCCTGAGCGGCTCGGGCCTCAAAGCGACCGAGACCATTCTCAAACTCTACAAAGCTTTTTATACACCATAG
- the thiW gene encoding energy coupling factor transporter S component ThiW: MMPQDHATSHIALRRLSVAGLLTATALLLSGVSFPFGPTKCFPFQHAINVIAAVLLGPWWAMGTATITSVLRVSMGTGTLFAFPGSIPGALAVGLAYQVFKKDWCALAEPLGTGPIGASIAALLIAPTTGHCIGFWALQGAFLTSSVPGCIIGYAVILGLRKSGFTIE, from the coding sequence ATCATGCCCCAAGACCATGCCACGAGTCACATCGCCCTTCGACGCCTCAGCGTTGCCGGACTTCTGACAGCTACAGCCCTGTTGCTCTCCGGGGTCTCGTTTCCCTTCGGTCCGACAAAATGCTTTCCCTTCCAGCATGCCATCAACGTTATTGCGGCAGTTCTCCTTGGTCCCTGGTGGGCCATGGGAACAGCCACCATCACCAGTGTCCTTCGGGTCTCCATGGGCACAGGGACCCTCTTCGCTTTCCCGGGCAGTATTCCGGGGGCTCTGGCTGTCGGGCTGGCCTATCAAGTCTTCAAAAAAGATTGGTGTGCCCTTGCTGAGCCCCTGGGAACCGGCCCCATAGGCGCCTCCATTGCGGCGTTACTTATCGCTCCGACAACAGGACACTGTATCGGTTTCTGGGCCCTCCAGGGAGCTTTCCTGACAAGCTCCGTCCCCGGGTGTATCATAGGATATGCCGTTATCCTGGGCCTTCGAAAATCGGGCTTCACGATAGAGTAG
- a CDS encoding ABC transporter substrate-binding protein — translation MVVKKTACIALASFIFALSHQASATEKLSLMLDWFPNVDHLPIYVARDNGFFREAGLEVKILSPSETSDALKLAIAGTVDLAVGYEPQTVIAAAEGLSPKVIGRLVGHPLCTLLYMDGSGIAVPKDLEGKTIGYTVPGLMDTLLAAFARENGIQKYEPVNVGFTIVPALASGKVDAVMGPFKTYEVVDMQHKGLKTGYFELEKHGIPDYDELIFVTSATTATAKSTAIQAFADAVQRGINWVREDPQAALEIYFKALPEADRVVETDAFQATLPYFVKTQTSDPKRWQTFIDFAKATDLIDSHTAVTAQDLLSR, via the coding sequence ATCGTCGTGAAAAAAACAGCCTGCATCGCTCTCGCAAGTTTTATTTTTGCCCTGAGCCATCAAGCCTCGGCAACGGAAAAACTGAGTCTCATGCTGGACTGGTTCCCCAACGTGGATCACCTGCCCATATATGTCGCCCGGGACAACGGTTTTTTCCGGGAGGCCGGCCTGGAAGTGAAGATCCTGAGCCCCTCCGAGACCTCCGACGCCCTGAAGCTCGCCATCGCAGGCACCGTGGACCTGGCTGTGGGATACGAACCCCAAACGGTCATCGCCGCCGCCGAGGGGCTCTCACCCAAGGTCATCGGTCGATTGGTAGGACACCCCCTGTGTACCTTGCTCTACATGGACGGTTCTGGCATTGCCGTACCGAAAGATCTGGAGGGCAAGACCATAGGATACACGGTTCCCGGTCTGATGGACACGCTCCTGGCCGCATTCGCCAGGGAAAACGGCATTCAGAAATACGAGCCAGTCAACGTCGGATTCACCATCGTCCCAGCTCTGGCCTCGGGCAAGGTGGATGCCGTCATGGGCCCCTTCAAAACATACGAGGTTGTTGACATGCAACACAAGGGGCTCAAGACCGGGTATTTCGAGCTTGAAAAGCACGGTATTCCTGACTACGATGAACTCATCTTCGTGACCTCCGCAACAACGGCGACGGCAAAATCTACTGCCATTCAGGCCTTCGCCGATGCGGTACAGAGGGGTATAAACTGGGTCCGAGAGGATCCTCAAGCAGCGTTGGAGATCTATTTCAAGGCCCTTCCAGAAGCCGACAGGGTCGTGGAGACCGATGCCTTTCAGGCCACTCTGCCCTATTTCGTGAAAACCCAGACCAGCGACCCCAAACGATGGCAGACCTTCATCGACTTCGCCAAGGCAACCGATCTCATCGACAGCCACACCGCCGTGACGGCTCAGGACCTGCTGAGTCGCTGA
- a CDS encoding ABC transporter permease, translated as MRSAVTPALGGSFLLLWEATCRLTQIPNFILPRPSSVIIVAIHQAPLLLRHSGVTMVEILMALALALVVAMPLSMTMFRALWLERALAPLLIASQAIPVFALAPVLVLWFGYGVVSKVVMAAVIVFFPITVTLLEGFKSCDPKHVQLFRLMGYSFWETMKRLYWPWTLPYFFAGLRVAVSVATIGAVIGEWVGAQKGLGFLMIQSNARLKTELVFAAILYLTVMGLSLWWIVGCLAQKYGWWMIPRQER; from the coding sequence ATGAGATCTGCCGTCACTCCGGCATTGGGGGGCTCTTTCCTGCTTCTCTGGGAGGCAACATGTCGTTTGACCCAGATCCCAAACTTCATCCTGCCCCGTCCAAGTTCGGTGATCATAGTGGCAATCCATCAGGCTCCTCTGCTCCTCCGCCACAGTGGCGTCACCATGGTGGAGATCCTCATGGCCCTGGCCCTGGCTTTGGTCGTGGCAATGCCCCTCTCCATGACCATGTTCAGAGCCCTCTGGCTCGAACGGGCTTTAGCGCCTCTTCTCATCGCATCCCAGGCCATCCCGGTTTTCGCCTTGGCTCCCGTTCTGGTGCTCTGGTTCGGGTATGGAGTGGTGAGTAAAGTCGTCATGGCAGCGGTGATCGTGTTTTTCCCCATCACCGTCACGCTCCTGGAGGGATTTAAAAGCTGCGACCCAAAACACGTCCAGCTTTTCAGGCTCATGGGGTACTCCTTCTGGGAGACCATGAAGCGATTGTATTGGCCCTGGACATTACCGTATTTCTTCGCTGGACTCCGGGTCGCCGTATCGGTGGCAACCATCGGAGCCGTCATCGGCGAGTGGGTTGGAGCCCAAAAGGGGTTGGGGTTTCTCATGATCCAGTCCAATGCCAGGCTGAAAACAGAGCTGGTCTTTGCCGCCATTCTCTATCTCACGGTCATGGGACTGAGTTTGTGGTGGATCGTGGGATGCTTGGCTCAAAAGTACGGGTGGTGGATGATCCCCCGTCAAGAAAGGTAA